Proteins encoded within one genomic window of Saccharomyces paradoxus chromosome V, complete sequence:
- the ISD11 gene encoding Isd11p (similar to YER048W): MPGFTAPTRRQVLSLYKEFIKNANQFNNYNFREYFLGKTRTTFRQNMSQQDPKVLMNLFKEAKNELGVLKRQSVISQMYTFDRLVVEPLQGRKH; the protein is encoded by the coding sequence atgccTGGATTTACAGCTCCAACAAGAAGGCAAGTGTTGTCTTTATACAAGGAGTTTATCAAAAATGCTAACCAATTCAATAATTACAACTTTAGAGAATACTTCTTAGGTAAAACGAGGACTACCTTCAGACAGAACATGAGTCAGCAGGATCCAAAAGTGTTAATGAACCTATTTAAGGAAGCTAAGAACGAACTGGGTGTCTTGAAAAGACAGTCTGTTATTTCCCAGATGTACACGTTTGACAGGCTGGTCGTAGAACCATTGCAAGGAAGGAAACATTAA